The proteins below are encoded in one region of Methanosarcina barkeri 3:
- the purD gene encoding phosphoribosylamine--glycine ligase: MKILLIGGGGREHAVAEGIKKSKHNPSLYALMAKKNPGIAALCEDFLLEKETEVEKVVEYAKARNVEMAFVGPEAPLAAGVADALWEAGIPVVGPKKACAIIEFDKAWARNFMKKYGIEGCPAYEVFTEEKPAHAFIEKLGDVAVKPSGLTGGKGVKVMGDQLPDLEAAKAYTSELLEKGAVVIEERFIGEEFTLQAFVDGKSLVFFPAVQDHKRAYEGDLGPNTGGMGSYTDAGEILPFMLPEDLEKAKKIMQDTVNALSEETGAGYQGILYGQFILTASGPKVVEFNARFGDPEAMNVIPLLETDFVEIMSAVVKGTLGNLPVSFSKKATVCKYAVPAGYPEKPETDSEVTVGDIGKASIYYASVYEKEGKVYTTSSRAIAVVGVAETIAAAEKIAQNALENLHGKLFFRKDIGTAALIQKRIDHMKELRG; this comes from the coding sequence ATGAAAATTTTGCTTATCGGCGGAGGCGGAAGGGAACATGCAGTCGCCGAAGGAATTAAGAAAAGCAAGCATAATCCTTCTCTTTATGCGTTAATGGCGAAAAAAAATCCCGGAATTGCTGCCCTCTGTGAGGACTTTCTCCTTGAGAAGGAAACCGAAGTTGAAAAAGTAGTTGAGTATGCAAAAGCCAGAAATGTCGAAATGGCTTTTGTAGGCCCTGAAGCCCCTCTTGCAGCAGGAGTAGCAGACGCCCTCTGGGAAGCCGGAATTCCGGTCGTAGGGCCTAAAAAAGCCTGTGCAATTATAGAGTTTGACAAGGCCTGGGCAAGAAATTTCATGAAAAAATACGGAATAGAAGGCTGTCCTGCCTATGAAGTTTTCACAGAGGAAAAGCCTGCACATGCTTTCATAGAAAAACTGGGCGACGTAGCAGTTAAACCCTCAGGTCTGACAGGAGGCAAAGGCGTAAAAGTTATGGGAGACCAGCTCCCTGACCTTGAGGCTGCCAAAGCCTACACAAGTGAGTTGCTTGAGAAAGGAGCTGTGGTCATAGAGGAACGTTTTATCGGAGAGGAGTTTACACTTCAGGCCTTTGTAGATGGAAAAAGCCTTGTTTTCTTCCCTGCAGTGCAGGATCACAAAAGAGCTTATGAAGGAGATCTCGGACCGAATACAGGTGGTATGGGTTCATATACCGATGCAGGAGAAATCCTGCCTTTTATGCTCCCTGAAGACCTTGAGAAGGCAAAGAAGATCATGCAGGATACCGTAAATGCACTTTCCGAGGAAACCGGGGCCGGGTATCAGGGTATTCTTTACGGACAGTTTATCCTTACAGCCAGCGGCCCTAAGGTAGTGGAATTCAATGCTCGGTTCGGTGACCCAGAAGCTATGAATGTGATTCCCCTCCTTGAGACTGACTTCGTGGAAATTATGTCTGCGGTAGTTAAAGGGACACTGGGAAATTTGCCTGTAAGCTTCAGCAAGAAAGCAACTGTCTGTAAATATGCTGTTCCTGCCGGATATCCTGAAAAGCCTGAAACGGACAGCGAGGTAACTGTAGGTGATATAGGAAAAGCTTCCATTTATTATGCCAGTGTCTACGAAAAAGAAGGAAAAGTTTACACAACCAGTTCCCGTGCCATTGCAGTTGTCGGGGTTGCTGAAACCATAGCTGCAGCCGAAAAGATTGCCCAGAATGCCCTTGAAAATCTCCACGGCAAGCTATTTTTCCGGAAAGACATTGGGACTGCCGCTCTTATCCAGAAGAGAATCGACCATATGAAGGAACTTAGAGGCTAA
- a CDS encoding DUF1156 domain-containing protein → MAYKKKLIEVALPLKAINEASVREKSIRHGHPSTLHLWWSRKPTATARAVIFAQMIDDPSEHPEKFPTEESQEQERQRLFRIIEEFVQWENTTNEKVLNQARKEIWKSWRTICEENKEDPQAVKLFNPDKLPSFHDPFAGGGSIPLEAQRLGLEAYASDLNPVAVLINKVMIEIPPKFAGNPPINPQSRKQKEITSGSWKGAKGLAEDVYYYGKWMRDEAEKKIGNLYPKVEITEEMIQERPDLKAYIGQKLTVIAWLWARTVKSPNPAFAHVKVPLTSKFMLCAKPGKQAYVEPVIEGDNYYFTVKMGKPKDLDAAKNGTKLARGANFKCLMSGAPLKPDYIKAEGVAGRIGARMMAIVAEGDRGRVYLPPTPDMETIACQAQPIWEPNVEIPPDRRSMFTPLYGLTHFNHLFTPRQLVALTTFSDLVQEVHEKVKEDALMAGISDDGLSLNNGGTNAEAYADAIAACLSISISRISSYWSNITTHDTSREKITSVFARQAIPMVWDFMEGNPFSETSGNFLNSIEQNRQVLLQLPSQIKGFASQSDATNQAISNCKVVSTDPPYYDNIGYADLSDFFYVWLRRSLKPFFPNIFATLAVPKAEELVASPYRHGSKENAEAFFLAGMTQAMHMLAGQVHPNFPITIYYAFKQSETEREGTVSTGWETFLNAVIQAGFTLTGTWPMRTEMKGRTLERSGTNTLASSIVLVCRKRDENAPTATRREFLNALKSELPIALKHLQRGNIAPVDLQQAAIGPGMAIYTRYSKVLDAEGKALSVREALTLINQTLDEVLAEQEGDFDSDSRWALAWFEQFGFAESEYGVAETLSKAKNTSVSGMVEAGILTSKGGKVRLLKPEELPKDWDPATDSRLTVWEIVHHLIRVLEAGGENAAAEMVAKLGSKADTARELAYLLYTLCERKKRAQEALAYNSLVQSWPEIMRLSREEKVLPKGQTHLVEEE, encoded by the coding sequence ATGGCTTATAAAAAGAAACTTATCGAAGTTGCCCTCCCCCTGAAGGCTATCAACGAAGCCTCTGTACGAGAAAAATCTATCCGTCACGGACACCCCAGTACCCTGCACTTGTGGTGGTCGAGAAAACCTACTGCTACAGCCCGTGCCGTGATCTTTGCCCAGATGATAGACGATCCTTCAGAGCACCCAGAAAAATTCCCTACAGAAGAGTCACAGGAACAGGAAAGACAGCGCCTCTTCCGGATTATTGAGGAATTTGTTCAGTGGGAGAATACCACAAATGAAAAAGTGCTCAACCAAGCAAGGAAAGAAATCTGGAAAAGCTGGCGTACCATCTGTGAAGAAAACAAAGAAGACCCTCAAGCAGTAAAACTCTTTAATCCAGATAAACTACCTTCTTTCCATGATCCCTTTGCAGGGGGTGGCTCTATTCCTCTGGAAGCTCAGAGGTTGGGTCTGGAGGCTTATGCCTCAGACCTAAATCCTGTAGCTGTGCTCATAAACAAGGTAATGATCGAGATTCCGCCAAAATTCGCAGGCAATCCACCGATAAACCCTCAATCCAGAAAGCAAAAGGAAATAACTTCAGGGAGTTGGAAAGGTGCAAAAGGATTGGCAGAGGATGTGTATTATTATGGGAAGTGGATGCGCGACGAAGCAGAAAAGAAAATTGGGAATCTCTACCCAAAAGTTGAGATTACAGAAGAAATGATACAAGAAAGGCCTGACCTGAAAGCTTACATTGGGCAAAAACTTACAGTTATTGCGTGGCTCTGGGCACGTACAGTGAAAAGCCCAAATCCTGCATTTGCGCATGTGAAAGTACCTCTCACTTCCAAATTTATGCTTTGCGCCAAACCAGGTAAACAGGCTTATGTTGAGCCTGTTATTGAGGGTGACAATTATTACTTTACAGTGAAAATGGGAAAACCAAAAGATTTAGACGCAGCTAAAAACGGTACTAAGCTTGCAAGGGGAGCTAATTTTAAATGCTTAATGTCAGGAGCACCACTAAAACCAGATTATATTAAGGCAGAGGGAGTGGCTGGACGCATTGGTGCACGGATGATGGCTATTGTGGCTGAAGGTGATCGTGGTCGTGTGTACCTACCACCAACACCAGATATGGAAACAATTGCATGCCAGGCACAGCCAATTTGGGAACCGAACGTTGAAATCCCACCTGATCGCCGGTCAATGTTCACTCCTCTATATGGCCTTACGCATTTTAATCATCTCTTTACTCCCCGCCAGCTTGTGGCTCTTACAACATTTTCAGATCTAGTACAAGAAGTGCACGAAAAAGTGAAAGAAGATGCACTCATGGCAGGAATATCTGACGATGGTCTGAGTCTAAACAATGGTGGTACGAATGCGGAAGCTTATGCAGATGCTATTGCAGCATGTCTCAGCATTTCCATAAGTCGTATCTCTTCTTATTGGTCAAACATCACAACTCATGACACCTCTAGAGAAAAAATAACGTCTGTGTTTGCAAGACAAGCCATTCCAATGGTATGGGATTTTATGGAAGGAAATCCTTTTTCTGAAACTTCCGGGAACTTCCTAAACTCCATTGAGCAAAATAGGCAGGTACTTCTTCAGTTGCCTTCTCAAATCAAGGGATTTGCTAGTCAATCGGATGCTACTAATCAAGCAATAAGTAACTGTAAGGTCGTTTCTACAGATCCTCCATATTATGACAACATCGGCTATGCCGACTTGTCGGACTTTTTCTATGTCTGGCTACGTCGTTCTTTGAAGCCATTTTTCCCTAATATTTTCGCCACACTTGCCGTGCCAAAGGCTGAAGAACTTGTAGCCTCTCCTTACCGCCATGGAAGTAAGGAAAATGCAGAGGCTTTTTTCTTGGCTGGCATGACACAAGCCATGCACATGCTAGCTGGACAAGTGCATCCAAACTTCCCGATTACAATTTACTACGCCTTCAAGCAATCAGAAACAGAAAGAGAAGGTACTGTCTCTACGGGTTGGGAAACTTTCCTCAATGCAGTTATCCAAGCGGGTTTTACCCTTACAGGTACTTGGCCAATGCGTACAGAGATGAAAGGTAGAACTCTGGAACGATCTGGTACCAATACCCTTGCTTCCAGTATCGTTCTCGTCTGCCGTAAACGTGATGAAAATGCCCCTACAGCTACCCGCCGAGAGTTTCTTAATGCACTCAAATCAGAGCTACCAATTGCACTCAAACATCTCCAACGTGGAAATATAGCTCCTGTAGACTTACAACAAGCAGCAATTGGCCCCGGAATGGCGATCTATACTCGCTATTCAAAAGTGCTTGATGCTGAGGGCAAAGCTCTCTCTGTACGCGAAGCTCTCACACTTATTAACCAGACATTGGACGAAGTGCTAGCCGAGCAGGAAGGAGATTTTGATTCAGACAGTCGATGGGCTCTTGCATGGTTCGAGCAGTTTGGATTTGCAGAGAGTGAGTATGGAGTTGCTGAAACGCTCTCTAAAGCAAAGAATACCAGCGTTTCTGGAATGGTTGAAGCTGGGATTTTAACTTCAAAAGGAGGCAAAGTACGCCTTTTGAAACCTGAAGAGCTTCCGAAAGATTGGGATCCAGCTACAGATTCCAGATTAACAGTATGGGAAATAGTACATCACCTTATCCGCGTGCTTGAAGCCGGCGGGGAAAATGCTGCTGCTGAAATGGTGGCAAAACTCGGAAGCAAAGCTGATACAGCAAGGGAACTCGCTTATCTATTATACACTCTTTGCGAGCGTAAAAAACGGGCTCAGGAAGCACTTGCTTACAACTCGTTGGTGCAGAGCTGGCCTGAAATTATGAGGCTTTCAAGAGAGGAGAAAGTCCTGCCAAAAGGGCAAACACACCTTGTTGAGGAGGAATAA
- a CDS encoding Swt1 family HEPN domain-containing protein, with protein MSMSNSERVGKALELLKGDLGPYVEREMENVYQGEAREKVAQVLGGDMIFAGKPISDLDAAGLFKLMWDTWNDVFRNTLGFSERTLVSELRDVRNKWAHQQPFSSDDADRALDSTERLLAAISSPKADEVHKMKMELRRVIFDEQVRNERRKNSGTGIESASSSLKPWREVVIPHHDVASGRFQQAEFAADLWQVHLGEGTDEYRDPVEFFRRTYLTESLKGLLVSSLQRIAGLGGDPVVQLQTNFGGGKTHSMLALYHLFSKNVSGNELPGIESVLMEAGIPKIPHARRVVLVGNKISPGNPATKSDGTVIHTLWGELAWQLGGKEAYERVRADDEKATSPGDVLRELFNTYGPCVILIDEWVAYARQLHDQSDLPAGGFETQFTFAQALTESAKLARNCLLVISLPASDTATSLNSQVDDVEVGGQRGREALERLRNVVGRLESSWRPASAEEGFEIVRRRLFEPITDPSQYKDRDVVAREFVELYRSQSQEFPPECRDSDYEKRIKAAYPIHPEIFDRLYTDWSTLVKFQRTRGVLRLMAAVIYSLWEKGDKNPLILPANIPIEDTRVQTELTRYLSDNWTPIIEKDVDGSSSLPLRIDSEVPNLGKFSACRRVARTIYLGSAPTLTAANRGLEDRRVKLGCVMPGESPAVFGDALRRLSSSATYLYQDGPRYWYSTQPTVTKLAEDRAEQLKRDPDKVVKELDKRLRADLRHQGDFSRVHPLPTSSADIPDDLDARLVVLGIDHTYTKEAGNGAEKASRAIFESRGSNPRQYRNTLVFLAADKTRLQDLDEAVRKYLAWESILGEKEILDLSPHQVKQAQSQRDSADKTVAARIPEAYLWLLVPVQVNPQSSIEWQSIRLTGQDPLAVRASKKLKNEELLITALAGTRLRMELDRIPLWRGDNVSVKQLAEDFASYLYLPRLVRPSVLVRAVCDGNNLISWLDDSFTYADSFDQTAKRYRGLRCGHLLTLTEDNLSGLLVKSDVALNQQKAETPSPVVIPPTPSGEVVDPREPYIVSGGNTTDTGTAVVTGNGAVITVIEPVEQPPKRFYGSVTLDPARVGRDAGKIADEVISHLVGLLGSKVTVTLEIEAETLSGVPDNVVRIVTENSRTLKFNSHGFEKE; from the coding sequence ATGTCAATGAGCAACAGCGAACGTGTGGGAAAAGCGCTGGAACTGCTAAAAGGAGATCTTGGGCCTTATGTTGAGAGAGAGATGGAAAATGTCTATCAGGGAGAAGCTCGAGAAAAGGTAGCTCAAGTCCTGGGCGGAGACATGATCTTTGCAGGAAAGCCCATTTCTGACCTTGACGCAGCAGGGCTTTTCAAGCTCATGTGGGATACCTGGAATGATGTTTTCCGCAATACTCTAGGCTTTTCCGAACGAACTCTGGTAAGTGAGCTCAGGGATGTGAGAAATAAATGGGCACATCAGCAGCCTTTCTCAAGCGACGACGCAGACAGGGCTTTAGACTCGACAGAAAGATTACTGGCAGCAATTTCCTCCCCAAAGGCTGATGAAGTTCACAAAATGAAAATGGAGCTTCGCCGGGTAATATTTGATGAACAGGTGAGGAACGAAAGGCGCAAAAACTCAGGAACAGGGATCGAAAGTGCTTCCAGCAGCCTCAAACCCTGGAGAGAAGTCGTCATTCCCCACCATGATGTTGCAAGCGGACGCTTTCAGCAGGCTGAGTTTGCAGCCGACCTCTGGCAGGTTCACCTTGGGGAAGGGACGGACGAATATAGAGATCCTGTTGAATTTTTCAGGCGTACATACCTTACTGAAAGCCTTAAAGGTCTCCTTGTAAGCTCATTGCAGCGCATTGCAGGGCTGGGAGGAGATCCTGTTGTCCAGCTTCAGACAAACTTCGGGGGAGGAAAAACTCACTCTATGCTGGCACTTTACCACCTCTTCTCTAAAAACGTTAGCGGAAATGAGCTTCCGGGAATTGAAAGCGTACTAATGGAAGCCGGAATTCCCAAGATTCCACATGCAAGGCGTGTAGTTCTTGTGGGAAACAAAATCTCCCCCGGAAATCCTGCAACAAAATCCGATGGGACAGTCATACATACTCTCTGGGGTGAACTTGCCTGGCAGCTTGGTGGAAAAGAGGCATACGAACGTGTAAGAGCAGACGACGAAAAAGCAACAAGCCCTGGTGACGTATTACGCGAACTTTTCAACACATATGGGCCTTGCGTTATTCTCATTGATGAATGGGTAGCTTATGCCCGCCAGCTCCATGACCAGAGCGACCTACCTGCAGGTGGTTTTGAAACTCAATTCACCTTTGCCCAGGCTCTTACTGAATCTGCAAAGCTTGCCAGAAATTGTCTGCTTGTTATCAGTCTGCCAGCTTCAGACACTGCTACTTCTCTTAACTCTCAGGTTGACGACGTAGAAGTGGGAGGTCAGCGTGGTCGAGAAGCTCTTGAAAGGCTTCGAAATGTTGTAGGGCGGCTGGAATCTTCCTGGAGACCTGCAAGTGCAGAAGAAGGGTTTGAAATCGTGCGCAGACGGTTGTTTGAACCAATTACTGATCCTTCCCAGTATAAAGACAGGGATGTTGTGGCTCGCGAGTTTGTTGAGCTCTACCGCTCCCAGAGCCAGGAATTCCCTCCCGAATGCCGGGATTCTGATTACGAAAAACGCATAAAAGCAGCTTATCCGATTCATCCGGAGATTTTTGACAGGCTCTATACTGATTGGTCTACCCTTGTGAAGTTCCAGCGCACAAGAGGGGTACTGCGCCTTATGGCTGCAGTTATCTATAGCCTCTGGGAAAAAGGGGACAAAAATCCGCTCATCCTTCCGGCAAACATTCCTATAGAAGATACGCGTGTGCAGACTGAGCTTACCCGTTATCTCTCAGACAACTGGACTCCCATTATCGAAAAAGATGTAGATGGCTCCAGTTCTCTACCTCTGCGTATCGACTCAGAAGTGCCTAACCTAGGTAAATTCTCTGCCTGCCGCCGCGTAGCACGTACTATTTATCTAGGCTCTGCTCCTACTCTGACCGCTGCTAACCGTGGTCTTGAGGACAGAAGAGTGAAACTTGGATGCGTAATGCCTGGCGAGTCTCCTGCAGTCTTTGGAGATGCTCTCAGAAGGCTGTCCTCTTCAGCAACATACCTCTACCAAGACGGCCCTCGCTACTGGTACTCTACTCAACCCACGGTCACCAAACTGGCTGAAGACCGTGCAGAGCAGCTTAAGCGCGATCCTGACAAGGTAGTAAAGGAGCTTGACAAACGACTGCGTGCTGACCTTCGCCATCAAGGCGACTTCAGTCGTGTGCACCCTCTTCCTACATCAAGTGCTGATATTCCTGATGATCTGGATGCACGTCTTGTAGTGCTTGGAATTGACCACACTTATACTAAAGAAGCAGGAAACGGAGCTGAAAAAGCTTCGAGAGCAATTTTTGAAAGCCGTGGCAGTAACCCTCGTCAATATCGCAATACCCTTGTCTTCCTTGCAGCTGATAAGACGCGCTTGCAGGATCTTGATGAAGCAGTTCGCAAATACCTTGCATGGGAGTCAATTCTCGGAGAAAAAGAGATACTCGACCTTTCTCCTCATCAGGTAAAGCAAGCCCAGAGTCAAAGAGATTCTGCAGACAAAACGGTAGCAGCACGGATTCCAGAGGCATATCTGTGGCTTCTTGTGCCTGTGCAAGTAAATCCACAGTCTTCCATAGAGTGGCAGTCTATCAGACTTACAGGCCAGGATCCTCTCGCAGTTAGAGCCAGCAAGAAACTCAAAAATGAGGAATTGCTAATAACAGCTCTTGCGGGTACACGCCTTCGCATGGAGCTTGATAGAATTCCTCTCTGGCGTGGGGATAATGTTTCAGTAAAGCAGCTGGCAGAGGATTTTGCATCCTATCTCTACCTTCCCAGGCTGGTAAGACCTTCAGTGCTAGTACGTGCAGTTTGTGACGGGAACAACCTGATCTCATGGTTGGACGACTCTTTTACTTACGCCGATAGTTTTGACCAAACAGCAAAACGTTACCGTGGACTTCGCTGTGGGCATCTCTTGACACTTACCGAGGATAACCTTTCAGGCTTGCTGGTGAAGTCAGATGTGGCTTTAAATCAGCAGAAAGCAGAAACTCCTTCTCCTGTGGTAATTCCACCTACTCCTTCAGGAGAGGTTGTGGATCCGAGGGAACCATATATAGTATCCGGTGGAAACACTACAGATACAGGAACAGCAGTGGTAACAGGGAACGGAGCTGTAATTACAGTCATAGAACCTGTAGAACAGCCTCCAAAACGTTTCTATGGCAGTGTAACTCTTGATCCAGCCCGTGTAGGTCGTGATGCTGGAAAAATAGCCGATGAAGTAATCTCTCACCTAGTAGGTTTGCTCGGCTCCAAGGTTACAGTGACCCTGGAAATTGAAGCAGAGACTCTATCAGGAGTTCCGGATAATGTTGTAAGAATAGTTACTGAAAACAGCAGGACGCTGAAGTTTAATAGTCATGGGTTCGAAAAAGAGTAA
- the argF gene encoding ornithine carbamoyltransferase, producing the protein MKKDVLSITDLSREEIYELLESAMDLKEKRKAGEPTEYLKNKSLGMIFEKSSTRTRVSFEVAMTDFGGHALYLNSRDIQVGRGETIEDTARTLSGYLHGIMARVMSHETVKKLAEYSTIPVINALSDREHPCQILGDFMTILEYKDKFEGLKFAWVGDGNNVCNSALLGSAIMGMEFVVACPKGYEPKAEFLEKAKALGGKFTITDDPKAAAKDADIIYTDVWVSMGDEAEQEKRLKDFSAFQVNTELLGVAKPDVIVMHCLPARRGLEITDEVMDGPNSVIFEEAENRLHAQKALILKLMR; encoded by the coding sequence ATGAAGAAGGATGTACTTTCGATAACTGATCTGTCCAGAGAAGAGATTTATGAACTTCTCGAATCTGCCATGGACCTGAAAGAAAAACGCAAAGCTGGAGAACCTACAGAGTACCTGAAAAACAAAAGCCTGGGAATGATTTTTGAGAAATCTTCTACAAGAACCAGGGTGTCTTTTGAAGTTGCAATGACTGATTTCGGAGGACATGCCCTTTACCTGAATTCCAGAGATATCCAGGTAGGAAGAGGCGAAACTATTGAGGATACTGCGCGAACTCTTTCAGGCTACCTTCACGGAATCATGGCCAGAGTTATGAGCCACGAGACTGTGAAAAAACTTGCCGAATATTCAACCATACCCGTGATCAACGCGCTTTCGGACAGGGAGCACCCCTGCCAGATCCTTGGCGATTTCATGACCATACTGGAGTACAAGGACAAATTCGAAGGCCTGAAATTCGCCTGGGTAGGAGATGGAAACAACGTCTGCAATTCAGCCCTGCTAGGCTCGGCAATTATGGGAATGGAGTTTGTCGTTGCCTGTCCGAAAGGATACGAGCCAAAAGCCGAATTCCTTGAAAAAGCAAAAGCCCTCGGAGGCAAGTTTACAATTACGGATGACCCGAAAGCTGCTGCAAAAGACGCTGATATCATTTATACCGATGTCTGGGTCTCTATGGGCGATGAAGCCGAACAGGAGAAGCGCCTGAAGGACTTTTCCGCTTTCCAGGTCAATACCGAACTCCTTGGAGTTGCAAAACCGGATGTAATAGTTATGCACTGCCTGCCAGCCCGTAGAGGCCTTGAGATTACGGATGAAGTTATGGACGGCCCGAATTCCGTAATTTTTGAAGAGGCTGAAAACCGTCTGCACGCACAAAAAGCCCTTATCCTGAAATTGATGAGATGA